The following DNA comes from candidate division KSB1 bacterium.
GCCATCTGCGACGCCGCGATTTCCGTGCTGTGAATGCTGCAATTGATCATCACCACCGCGCGGCCGCGGCGCACGTAACTGGCGAGCGAATCCGGATGCACCCGGCGCGGGTCGGCGAGCCGGCGCTGAATGTTGAGAATGTCATCGAGGCGCCTGAAGTTTTGCGGTGAAGTTATCACCGCCAAAACCAGCGGCCGGCCTTCCGTGCTCTTGCCGAGCTCCATGACTTGCAGCCGGTCGCTGGCTTTGTCGAGAACAGCAAAATAGCTCATGATCTCTTTCCAATCCGCCAGCTTGCGGTCCGCGCCGACTGGGAAACCAAGCTGCGATTCAGGAGAGGGCAACTGGGCGAAGGCCAAAGTTGTTAGAAAAGAAAAAAAATAGAAGAAAACAGGCAGGATTTTTTTCATTGGTTTTCGAGGCAAAAGAGGTTTATCCGCGTCGTCCTTCGATTTGCATCTTCAAGAAAATTCAGTCTCTGAACTTGTGGCTAAAGTTCATCATGGTAATTCCCACTATTTTTTTCCCCGAAGCCTGAGCAGAATGCCATCGTCGAGCATGTCGGTATCAGTGGCGTTTTGCGGGCGTTCCAAGCTGATATACATGACATCAGCTTCTTGATCAAAATCAAACCACAAATTTTTTGCGCCAACTTTTTTCAAATGGGGAAGGGCTTTAAATATCTCTTTAACCACGGTTGCCGTTGCCATAATATTCTCCGTTAAACGAATCGGGATGTGATTGACAGAATAGACCGTACTTGCCATCATAATAATAAAAAAAATATGTACAAGCAACCTTGT
Coding sequences within:
- a CDS encoding DUF2283 domain-containing protein encodes the protein MATATVVKEIFKALPHLKKVGAKNLWFDFDQEADVMYISLERPQNATDTDMLDDGILLRLRGKK